The following DNA comes from Triticum aestivum cultivar Chinese Spring chromosome 3D, IWGSC CS RefSeq v2.1, whole genome shotgun sequence.
CTGTCGTTCCTGCCGACCTCTTCGATCATCTTCACCATGTCCAGCATCTTCGGCCGCCGCTCTGGGTTCCTCGAGACGCATGCCATTGCGATCTGTAGCATCTCCACCATCTCCTCCTCGATGTTGGGGTACCTCATCAGCTCGCCGTCAAACACTTCGGCGGTCCACTCCTCCCGGACAACGGACTGCACCCACCTGACAAGGTGGACAACCTCGTTGCCGCCTCCGGTTACCTGAACAGGTgacttgccagtgaggagctcgaGCACGAAGACACCGAAGCTGTAGACATCAGAGCACTGCGTTGATTTCCTTGTGTCGGTGATCTCAGGCGCGCAGTATCCCAGAGAACGGGACCTTGCGGTTATCGGGTTCATCAGTGGCGCCAAGCCAAGGTCAGAGATGCAGCCATATTGCTGGCTGTTGAGGAACACATTTGACGCCTTGATGTTGCCATGAACAAATTTCCCATTGTTCTCAGTGTGGATGTGGGCGATCCCTCTTGCTGCGCCCAGGGCTATCCTTACTCTAGTCTCCCAATCCAATGGTGTTCTGTCCAGACCCCTCTTCCCTGCAAAGAGAAAAAAGAATGGCAGAGTTATGAGATGCAAGTCATATTCAAGTCTGAATATAAATAAGTGCAAATGGCTGATCTTGTGAAGTGATCTCATGTCAAATTATCAGAATTACTACTGCCACGAGCTCACACCAGAATTAATGCTTGTGGCCGACGTCTAGTATTAATTTGTTCTCCATCACGATACCGATGCATCTAATAGTGGTCCTCCTCTGGTCCCGATTCTGATAGGGAAATGGGGGATGGGTTATGACAGTGAACACCAACGCTAGCAATTTCAGATGTTTCATCaatgaacaagacaagattaacTTTCTAGCTAGTGATAAAGCTCCAACACTATTTGTTGCATTAACCTTCCAAAACATTTCCCCCATTTACAGTTTTCTTGTGCATGACCCCATCTTTAGTTTCATTTCTTGCAAATATTCTCAGCGTGCCACTACTAACATGTAAAGTATGAATCACTCGAAATGTCAAATTTGTATTCCAGGTCTCCGGTAATGGTAAAAGTGCTTCAACAGCAAGGGATGTGATTACACTACATGATTGGGTGTAAGGGAACAGATCATATTGCTACTATATTGCCCATACACCAAACATGCCATGTGAACTAGAATTAAACTGGTTGCTCACGGTTTGAATACACATGCAAATATTACAAGTCCAATGCCGATAAACATGATACGGACACTTCAAGAATACCAAGCGGCTAGATAGAGGAAGAAAATAATTTTAATCTAAAAATAATAATGCAAGACTGAGAAGTATAAGCAAATTAAATATGCTACTCTTGAGTATAATAAGGTCAACCTTTTAGAGAAGGAAGCCAGTCCCAAGTATTCAAGCAAGACAACAGATGTATTTGGAGCAATACAGTCAAAACTGAGGAAGTGCAAACATGTGAAATTTGTATGCAATGTGAAATTTTTATTTCAAGACTCGGTAATGAAATGCTTTAATGACAAGATGCCGTGATTACCATACATGATTGGGTGTAAGGAAACAGATCCTAGTGCTGCTATATTGACCTTGACATGACTACTCCAGCATACACCAAACATGCCATGTGAACTAGAATTAAACTGGTTGCTCATGGTTTGAATACGCGTGCAAATATTAAAAGTCCATGCAGCTAAGCATGATATGGACACTTCAAGAACACCAAGCGGCTAGATCTATGAATATGAGAATTTTAATCTAAAAGGAATAACCCAAGAAGTATAAACAAATTGAATATGCTACTCTTGAGTACGGTAACTGAAGGAAACTAGTCACAAGTAAAGTttcaaaaaagaaaggaaaagtcaCAAGCATTCAAGCAAGACAAAAGAGATAATCTGAGAAATACAGTCTAAACTGAGTAGGAGCAAACATGAGTAGTTTCCACAAAAGTCCTGCTCGGGTGAAACTTAAATTAAAAAATAGGGCAGAACCATAACACATGACAGTAACCATTAGCAACAGCAAGAACAAGGACCTGCAGTACATCTGTTAGCCTTTCTATAACTCTCGCTATCTTGCCCAGGGGACAATGGCAATCTTCTCAGTACCATTCCCATTTTATCGGATGCCCCCAACGAGGACCACTCTCATTATCACCACCGTTACTACAGTTCTAGCAAACAATGGCATTTATCATACAGCTACAAATTGCAAATTCATTAGCCACACTAGTACTACTGAAGAAACTGTGAAGGTGACATGGAGAAGGGAGAGCAAGAAGCATACCGTGTAGCATGTTGGATACACTTCCCCTGCTGTAGTAGTCGTACACGAGCAGCTTCTCGTCCTTGGAGTAGTAGTACGCCCGGAGCTCCGCCACATTGTCGTGCCGGATCCGCCCAATGAGCTCCATCTGCTGCTCGAACTCTCGCCGCCCGGCACTGACCTCCTTCAGCCTCTTCACCACCACGGTGGTGGCGTCCTCCAGCAGCGCCCGGTATGCCGTGCCGAACGCTCCCTTCCCGAGAACCTCTGCGGAGGCGTGGAGAAGGTCCTCCAGATCGAACGCCAGTGACGGGCCCTCGAAGAACACCAGCCGGTTGCCGTCCCCGGCCCTGCCGGTCACTGCCTTGGACTCCGGCGACTCCCTCCCCTTCTTGTCCCCGCCCTTCCCGGACCCCGCCCGgctcccctcgtcgccgccccgcctgTTGCAGAAGGCTATCAGCAGCACCGCGACGACCGCGAACAGCATAACGCACCCGCCGACGATAATGGCAAGAACAGCCGCCTCGCTGAGCCTTGTCCGTTTCTTGGCGGGCGCACCGGCCGCCGGCGGGGCGAGTGACTGTGGCGGAACGGCTGGCGACACCGGCGCCGACCGCGTCATGTTGTTCCCGGCGAAGGAGGCGTCCGAGAACCTGAGCAGGGAGCCGGGCACGGGGCCGTTGAGATGGTTGTTGGAGAGGTTGAGGAACTGCAGCGCCGGGAGGCCGAGGTCCGGGACGCGGCCGGAGAGCGAGTTGTTGGAGAGGTTGAGCGCGACGAGCTGGGTGAGGTTGGAGAGCGCCCCGGGCAGGGTCCCGTTGAAGGCGTTGAAGGAGAGGTCGAGCACCTGCAGCCTCTTGAGCCCCGCGAGGCCGGGCGGCAGGGCGCCGGAGAAGGCGTTGCGCTGGAGGTGGAGGCCCGCGAGGCCCGGGAGCGCGAGCAGGTCGTCGGGGAAGGCGCCGGAGAGGGAGTTGGCGCGGAGGCTGAGCACCCGGAGCGCGGTGAGGCGGGCGAGCGTGCGGCGCGGCACGGGGCCCGTGAGGGCGAGCCCCGGGAGGCGCAGCTCGACGACGCGGGCGCCGTCGGCGCTGCAGGTGACGCCCGTCCAGTTGGCGCAGACGGGGCGGGTGGCCGCCCAGTTGATGCGCCCGGCGCGGCCGCCGCCCACCCCCGCGAGGAAGTCCAGCAGCGCCGCCCTGTCCGCGTCCGGCTCCGGCGCGCCCAGCGTGGCGctcagcagcagcagcgccgccagggcgagcagccggggcggcatggcgccgctctctctctctctctctctctctctctctctctccctccgtcTCCCTTGGTGCGGGTGGGGTGGTCTTCTTGGACGGAGCTGTGCCGCTGCTCTGCTGCTACTTAGTTGGATCTGGGTAACGGAGGCGCGGAGTGGAAGGGAAGGGAAGGTGGCTGCTTTGTGCTTGGCCTGGGGAAGCGTGCGTGCTGTAGCCTGTAGGAGGCGAGAGGGGAGCGGGGGCTCGGGTCTGGGGAGTTGGCGCTACCGCTCTGGCTACGACGGCGCTGCGGGAACGAGTCGGTAGGGGGGTCGTGGATTCGTGGAGCTGGTGCTGGATTTGTGGGAGCAGCATGTGCGGAGCGGCGGGGTGATGGGCGGGGCGTGGCGCGCTGGGCTTGCCGCGTCCGCCGCGCCGTGTGTGGTGTCGGTCAGATGGGCACCGCGCGGCGAGCGATTGGGCACGAGCACCAGAGCGGTGCTGGGGGCTCTCGCGTCGTGCAGTCACGGCAGGAAAACCTAACCTAGCCGCCGGTTGAATCTTCTTCGTCCGTGCTTCGATCTCGTCTGTGTTTCCTTCCAATAGTTACGATATTGTTGCCGTTGGGATTTTGGTAAGGTCAAACCAATCCGTTGCTTAAGAAAAGGAAAGGATTCTTCTTCCGGGTGGGCACGGTGGTTGCATCGCATCGCTTGGAAAGCAGTCACTGGGCGATGCCAAGATCGACCTGCACTTGGGTGATTCGATCACACTAACATAAATATTCTTGTTCAAACAAAGATGCATTATTTTACTCAGATAACCATGTGGAAATGATACGCTTTACATGCCCGACTGCTGCTGCCCTAACATGTCTTTTTACAAAGTCAAAAGCCACCAAAAGCGCTGCGTTGGCCATGGCGAACAAGCCGGGAAAACTCATCTCCTCTCCTGTGCGCAAGTACCACTGACAACGTTCACAAGCAGCAGTAGACACGTCCACATCATCAACGAAACAaactgttagagtagtcattatgcttctagtccaagtcagttttgtacccctacccaagtcggtttgtaccctcttatataatcttgtatgccgcaccaaatcatcaataagcaacagttttattcagctttcatggtatcagataccggtcccagggtttagggtatggctccgccaacgtcgccgccgccgccgcccggctacttcgagcgccgggccgcactcatcgccaaggctgccaacgccgcggccgcttctctctcggccctcaccatagctccacaaaactaccctgcacccatcctcgccacaccaatatctcttgctgacacaatctccgacgtcagcccctacatccccatagttcttgatctcgccgcctACAACTACTACCATttgagacatctcttcgatctccacctcggtcgctgcaacctgcgctcgcatgtcgccgccagctgtcttccccgccccgacgatccgcaatggttgaaagacgatctcgcgatcgtccagtggttctacacccgcatcaccaccgagatcttcaacatgctcgatcacgacggcgccaccgctgccaacatctggcactccctccgtcagctcttccaaagcaacaccgacgctcggaaaaatgctctccacaccgagcttcgcaatatggtgcaaggagacgccccggtgaacctgttctgccagcgcgttaagaccattggtgatgagctccgcgaactcggcgatacagttagcgactcacagctaatcaatatcgtcgtcgtcggcctcagcgaagactttgacaagcaagcctcgttcataccgatgatacggccccctcctaccttcgctgaagttcgttccttgctacaactcgcggcggaaacacaagctcgcaaggactctcgccccaaggtcttttatgctgcggctcgtcctcctctgtcgtctacaccagcgccgccttccaggccggctcctgccgccgggccgtccgcatcgtcatctgttcaaccgcccccagactggcgtcctagtccgaactaccgcggcaaaaaccctatctacaggccgccgtcgactcgttcggttccgcctacgacatcaccagcaccgagtcctgcaccacccaccagtgctccatctgcggttgcatggcggcctcctcatgatccttggacggggcttgttcaagcatggcccatgccctggtccgctccgtccaccctcggtgctccgctggcatactcaggtgcctggcaacccgaccttcggccgcctactggtgctcccggggttctcaacccccgacagccggccaatgcctatcacgccgccccgacgtatgctccttatggtcattacaccagcaacggcggcgcctactacacacctcagccggccctgctcccgacgccacccccaccacagccggccaatgcctactacactcctcagccggccctactgccttcaccatcgtatccgccggcactgcttccgacgccaccctcacctgcgacgccgagctgggatcaagctgcctttctccaggccatgaataactttgctgcacaaggaaactcaggtacggattggatttttgattcaggggcctctagtcatatgtctgcatctagtaattggttatcttcttgcactaaatctcctttcccttccattatccttggagatggatcatctattcctatatattgtg
Coding sequences within:
- the LOC123077814 gene encoding probable inactive receptor kinase At4g23740; its protein translation is MPPRLLALAALLLLSATLGAPEPDADRAALLDFLAGVGGGRAGRINWAATRPVCANWTGVTCSADGARVVELRLPGLALTGPVPRRTLARLTALRVLSLRANSLSGAFPDDLLALPGLAGLHLQRNAFSGALPPGLAGLKRLQVLDLSFNAFNGTLPGALSNLTQLVALNLSNNSLSGRVPDLGLPALQFLNLSNNHLNGPVPGSLLRFSDASFAGNNMTRSAPVSPAVPPQSLAPPAAGAPAKKRTRLSEAAVLAIIVGGCVMLFAVVAVLLIAFCNRRGGDEGSRAGSGKGGDKKGRESPESKAVTGRAGDGNRLVFFEGPSLAFDLEDLLHASAEVLGKGAFGTAYRALLEDATTVVVKRLKEVSAGRREFEQQMELIGRIRHDNVAELRAYYYSKDEKLLVYDYYSRGSVSNMLHGKRGLDRTPLDWETRVRIALGAARGIAHIHTENNGKFVHGNIKASNVFLNSQQYGCISDLGLAPLMNPITARSRSLGYCAPEITDTRKSTQCSDVYSFGVFVLELLTGKSPVQVTGGGNEVVHLVRWVQSVVREEWTAEVFDGELMRYPNIEEEMVEMLQIAMACVSRNPERRPKMLDMVKMIEEVGRNDSGTRASTEASTPVGEARNKAESSSAAP